One genomic window of Brienomyrus brachyistius isolate T26 chromosome 16, BBRACH_0.4, whole genome shotgun sequence includes the following:
- the LOC125710016 gene encoding histone H2A — translation MSGRGKTGGKTRAKAKTRSSRAGLQFPVGRVHRLLRKGNYAERVGAGAPVYLAAVLEYLTAEILELAGNAARDNKKTRIIPRHLQLAVRNDEELNKLLGGVTIAQGGVLPNIQAVLLPKKTEKAVKGK, via the coding sequence ATGAGCGGCAGAGGAAAAACCGGTGGCAAGACTAGGGCTAAGGCCAAGACTCGTTCATCGAGAGCTGGACTGCAGTTCCCTGTTGGCCGTGTACACAGGCTTCTGCGGAAAGGCAATTATGCTGAGCGTGTTGGCGCCGGAGCTCCAGTGTATCTGGCTGCCGTGCTCGAGTATCTGACGGCCGAAATTCTCGAGCTGGCTGGCAACGCTGCTCGGGACAACAAGAAGACTCGCATAATTCCTCGTCACTTGCAGCTGGCTGTACGTAACGACGAAGAGCTGAACAAGCTTTTGGGCGGTGTCACTATCGCTCAGGGCGGCGTGTTGCCTAACATCCAGGCCGTGCTGCTGCCGAAGAAGACCGAGAAGGCCGTCAAGGGAAAGTAA
- the LOC125710021 gene encoding histone H4 yields MSGRGKGGKGLGKGGAKRHRKVLRDNIQGITKPAIRRLARRGGVKRISGLIYEETRGVLKVFLENVIRDAVTYTEHAKRKTVTAMDVVYALKRQGRTLYGFGG; encoded by the coding sequence ATGTCTGGACGAGGAAAAGGTGGTAAAGGACTTGGCAAAGGGGGCGCTAAGCGTCACCGTAAAGTTCTTCGCGACAACATCCAGGGTATTACCAAGCCCGCTATCCGCCGTTTGGCTCGCCGTGGTGGTGTCAAGCGTATCTCTGGCCTTATTTACGAGGAGACTCGTGGCGTGCTGAAGGTGTTCCTGGAGAACGTCATCCGCGATGCTGTGACCTACACCGAGCACGCCAAGAGGAAGACTGTGACCGCCATGGACGTGGTGTATGCTCTGAAGCGTCAGGGTCGCACCCTGTACGGGTTCGGCGGCTAA